GAGCTTCCACAAAAGCAGAATTACTCTTACACGCAAACTGAACCACCACTGAACGGATTGGGACgtaatttggtacacagatagtttataacctcgATAATTCCCGTAGAATCACTTCCGATATGAagcgggcggagccgcgggcgacAATAgtctttaatatcaatttatgatgataaataaaaactctaaTTCCGAATTAAGTGACATTGCCTCtcatacctaaataataatatgtaccttTGTCAGCGCCTTTTTCTTCCGCATCGCCATTAGCTTGTTCAACAGCTTTAGGTTCTATACATTCTCCTTCCTCTGCCTCAAAATCTAATTGCTCTTCCCCATCTTCTGTATTACTTGTCTTTTCTTGTGGCATCTACAAATTAATACAGATAAAATGAATGTattgtaaaactaaaattacttacaaaatagAAAGGTAATTTACTTTTTCGAACTTTGGGGTGTCGCCTTTTCCACTATCTGAATGTGGTGATGACTGTGAACTTTTTCCATTAACAGCTTCTGTCTTATGTTCCGGTGATGCAGGTGGAGATTTAGGCTAAAAAAATTATAGTAGTATTAATAATGGTTACATATCAGTAAAGAAAGGCtacagaaacaaaattattagatAGGAGTACAATCTCCATAAACATTCCCTCCCTAACACATATGCTAGAACACCTATTTaagaaatgaatgaatgaaaataaagtagGAAGTCAAAAATGTAATATGAGACAATACATACTTTGGATCCTTTTTCAGTGTCTTCTGGTCCTACTGAGTCCAAGTCAGAAACATCAGAGAGATCCTCATGACTTATATTATGATCCTTTCCTTCTTGCTTGTCACTAGCCACTGATTTACTTCTTGATTTTCTTTCTTCTTGATCTGATTCCATTTCACCTAGACAggcaaaatgattaattttacaGAAGGGAGTAACATTTTATGGAACAATCATTAGATAATTTTTTATTGGCACCTAAATCTAGGAAAACAGCaggaataatttatgttatagaTTAAAGACTGAATAGATACAATGGTAGACTGTATGGTATAAGGTCACCACACCATCTTTGAGCATGAGACTTGAACCACTCATAAGACAAGGATTCAACTCCTTACTGTGgatatcttttttttcataaaataaataatataggtgTTGGTAATTCTGCTTTGACAGTGGACTGAACTGAGGCTTTATGGTACCcttcacattaaaaaatgtatggcTTACCTTCTGATATTTCCTCTGTAGCTGGATCCTTAGTACTTCTTTTATTGTATGAGGAACTCCTGCTGGACTGACTGGAGTCTGATCGGCTGCGAGCCCTAGGCACTGCAACCATCTTTTGTTCTGCCTTAGTGTGCCTCCTCCACTTTTCATTTCTTTCTTTCGGGCTCCAATCATTTCTTTTAGCAGTAGGTGATGCTTGAGGTGAAGATCTGTAGGATTTTCTGTCTGGGGAAGGACTTGAGGAACGTGATTGTGGGTCAGGATTCCTCACCGAGTCAGGAGAAGCAGGTCTAGACTGATTGTCTGGTGATCCAGGTGGAGACCTGGCGGAGCTGCTTGGACTCTGAGGTGTCTTAGGACCATCTCCTGCAGATGGAGGTGCTGAGgagtattgatcaccatgcCCTGGTGAACCTACATTTGACCCAACCTCACTTGGAGAGTGGGGGCCTTCTGGAGACTTGGGACCTACTGGTGAAGCAGGTAAAGAATTTTCTGGTGAATTAATGTCAGAATGTGCTCCACTCAAGTTATCAGGAGACCGTGGTGGTTTCCCACCAACATGAGATGGTGCTGAGGGAGACTGTGATCGGCTATCTGGTGAAGGGGATCGTGGTCCCTGGGACCGTGGGGAATGTGGGGGTGATTTAGCATTCTTTTTAGATGTTTCACTCCTGTCAGAAGATGAGCTCCTTCGGCTCCTAGAGCTCGAACTGCTACTACTTGATGACGAGTGATCACGTGAATCTTCTGAATCCATCTCTGCAAAAATGGGAGTTTCatatgaaaccttttttaattctaGTCTTGATCCCAACCCAAATAAGCACTCTGATTGTTAAATGTTCAATAAATGAATAGCTTCAAccaatcaaaattatgtttttagatgTTAGTACACACATTCTtcacttcaaaataattaagtccATAAAACCAGAATCTCCTAATAAAACTTCTAAACACTCCAAGACTAtggcattttaaattttaatattatccaaataaaatgtaaacaactttacattatttgtcctggcataaaatgaaaaaaaaaacagaaatggaatcaattttaatcataaaaaagcaTCTCAATTACAATAAGCTAATTTGACTTAATTATCTTCTACATGGCTGCACATttacatcaataaattaaatacttaatattgtaCATAAACATAACTTTATCTAGACTGTAAAATAGTTTAACTAATTTAAGTGTTAATAATGTTGTTCATGTATACGTTTTTTAACATGCATATTACCATCCTGATATGTGACTCACCCtatattgattttgttgaaatatttatgatagTTCTTAACATTAACCTGAATCTTGTAAACTTAATATACTTCTAtagttttgatacatttttatacatttgagaattgcttattaacaaaaaaaaaatgtatagttcTGAGATTATTTCTCTCAcatctatacaaaataaaagaaaaaactaaaagtaCTCAGGTATCAACTTATTATGGATGTATTTTGGTATCTTATTAACTGTTACAACTGGTAAATGCTACGTTGTGATGTATATTGGAAGACACATCCAGCCTTACCTTCACGACGACGCCTCGAAGCCAGAATGGGTTGCACTTTGTAACACTTTTCATATTGCAAAGACTTTCAACTTTATAAtcacaacacaaacaaaacttagGTCTGTCACATATACTTGTGAGCaacttttaactttttgaaaCGATAAACTGACGAAAACTTAGTAAAATCAACACTACTTCAACATGGCTGTGATACTGAAGGAAATAtatgaacataataaataatcactTTCCAGTACTTCCGTAGGGTTAACTTACGCCCTTACCTTTACTGAGATGGATTAGACGGTAAAATTCTTGAAGTAAtcgaaatttataataaaaaatcctttatttgCGCCGCTAACGATTCTTTCTCAACGAAGCGAAGTCATCAAATCCATAGACTGAAAATATACAAACCATCAAAAAGCAACCACAAAGGTTAAAACAAAGTAACGCTGTGAAACAGAGTTACTAATTTAACTGATTAGTTGGAGCATAGTATTGGACATTTTATAGGTGTTTAAATATGATTATGGATaacattaagttttaaattatattgtagaaatagtataaataaatttgcatgCAACGAACTTGGATCATATTATATTGtgttaaacacaaaaatatagttGGGAGaagcaaatcaaattaaattttaatttcttctgACACATATAAACATAAATCGTTATAAATTTCCAGCCttttatgaaaaagtaaaagctccgttaaaaaaatcaatacaaaagcAATCCATAGACAATCGTCACGAATTCAATGGTTATTTTTACCTGTGACTTCGGTCGTTCAACTTAACGCGGGAATTTTGTAATTCGATGTAATTCGAGTGAATTTTGTACGTGTGTCTGTTGtgtgatattttaatgtaaattagatTATTACGAACCGATATGATTGAGCAAGCACTAGACGATAATATATCTGAAAATGATGAGGAAGAAAGCTTTTTCCAAGATGTAGACTTATTACAAAAGCACGGTATTAATGTGGCTgatataaagaaattaaaaggaGCCGGAATATGTACAATAAAAGGGATACAGATGTCTACTAAAAAGAAATTGTGTAATATAAAAGGATTTTCTGATACTAAAgtagagaaaataaaagaagctTGTCAAAAACTTGTTAGTCTCGGTTTTATGACTGCGTTAGAAGTCAGTGATAGAAGGaaacaagtttttaaaattagtacTGGAAGTATTGAGTTAGAGTAAGTAATACAAACAAGTTACACATTACTTTCCACCTTAATGTATGaattaaaactcaaagaaaagtGTCGTATTCAAATTGTAGCATCATATGCTAGAAACGTTCCAGAACTTGATATATATTAGAGTGAtggaacacaaaaataaatttagttaccTTGTCTATAAACGTAAGCGTAACAACGCTTCAGCAAAtaaaagtatagattattaattCAATGTATAAGTTACTTTTCAAAGTCATTGCTCCATAATAAATCACAGGCGTTAGGCGCCAATCTATAAGTATCGCTTTGTTTACAACACATGATAGGAATATCTACACGTTTTACCCAATTTGTTGAGTCGAACTAGTTATCAGTGAATTGATAATAATGTGGCATGACATGTTCTattacgtattttaaaattgttataaattatgtacatgTGATAAGCTGTATCAATAATTTGGGTCTATCACCGAACTAAGTTCTAAGTTATAGCAcgtaaaagtactttttttctttttctgttaagaaaacaatataaatagatagatacaaaatacattaacCATTTCTATGATATTGGTTATTGACAATTGAGTAACCTAGTAAACGATACAGTCGCGGAGACAATACTtacgtaaatgttttattatgtcaattgttattattgcggttgttaaaacaatattatacatgatattttttcatatttgccaaaaaaaactttttgtttcagCAAGTTGTTGGCGGGTGGCATTGAATCGATGGCCATAACAGAAGTGTTTGGCGAATTTCGCACGGGAAAAACTCAACTCTCTCATACCCTTTGTGTGACCACACAAATACCAAACTCAACGGGTTATCACGGTGGGAAAGTAATGTTTCTTGATACTGAACATACTTTGTATccttttattaagaaaattacgACCTTAATTTAACGTTTAGTGTTTTAAATTCgaataggaaattaaaaaaaaatattgcgtgCTGTAAATCCCAGAGAGATAAGAGAAATGTAGATATCGAAACaaatttatcaaagaaaatactaaacaaaatcgCATATAGGTACACAAAAAATAGGAATTTAGAGATATACTTCTtgaaaagtaaacattaaatGTTCGCTCATTATGCAGCACTAATTAATATTTCCTTAAACATTATTGCGTCATCATAATTTACGGGCAAAGAACTACCAAATACAATTTAATGCTAATACAAACGGAAATTCTTTGTCAGGTAGTTTTACCAATGTTTAACCTAatgaattatgtatttagatttattaatcTCACTTACCAGATACTAAGAAACTAGTTTTACCTTCCTTATATAAAGAAGGCAGAACTTTACAGTGTACAATCGAGTGTGACCAAACTTTTATGATCTCATAGTTATCCAATATAGATAGCAGTTATCTAATTCCTTAACAATATGACAGCCGGCCGGACAGGCTGAGGCCAATTGCAGACAGATTCAATTTAGATCAAAGTGCAGTACTAGATAACGTTTTGTATGCCAGAGCTTACACATCAGAACATCAGGTGAGCGATAATGACCACTTGAAACTTAATAAATGTAGatacaataaattgaaatggCATACATGGGCAACAATCGCTGGATCTACTGGAATATTGGAATAGTGATTGACCTTCACTACAATTCATAAATACTTCCTAAAAGAAAATTCTGCTAGTCGTTATCTGTATGTCATTGTGTCCTTGTAGCACCCAGGAAGAAACAGTTCGTGTTAGCTGGAAAATACCATTTACCATTAAGCACCTACTTTCAGATAATAATCTTCtagtatgaaa
This sequence is a window from Trichoplusia ni isolate ovarian cell line Hi5 chromosome 15, tn1, whole genome shotgun sequence. Protein-coding genes within it:
- the LOC113501135 gene encoding meiotic recombination protein DMC1/LIM15 homolog — translated: MIEQALDDNISENDEEESFFQDVDLLQKHGINVADIKKLKGAGICTIKGIQMSTKKKLCNIKGFSDTKVEKIKEACQKLVSLGFMTALEVSDRRKQVFKISTGSIELDKLLAGGIESMAITEVFGEFRTGKTQLSHTLCVTTQIPNSTGYHGGKVMFLDTEHTFRPDRLRPIADRFNLDQSAVLDNVLYARAYTSEHQAELLDFVAAKFHEEAGVFKLLIIDSIMALFRVDFSGRGELADRQQKLAQVLSRLQKISEEYNVAVFITNQMTSDPGATLSFQADPKKPIGGNILAHASTTRISLRKGRGENRIAKIYDSPDLPESEATFAITNGGVADAKD